The Nitrososphaerales archaeon sequence TGCCTAAATATTTGGCGAGTTCATCATTAGCATATGCGGCAAGTTCACCAATTGTTTTGATCCCTAAATTGTTTAGAATTTTCTGACTTTTCGGTCCGATGCCACTAATCTTTGACACTGGTAAGGGAGATAGAAATGCGTTCATATTCCCAGCAGTTACTATCGTCAAGCCATCAGGTTTCTGAATATCAGACGCTATCTTTGCAACTGACCTGTTTGGCGCAATACCTATAGAGCATGTTAGTCCAGTTTCATGTTTTACTATTCTTTTTATAGAAATGCCATACTCATATGCGTCTTCATAGCCGGATATCTTTCCAGTAATATCTAGGAATGCTTCGTCGATGCTCACTTGCTCAAACCTAGTAGCGAAAGTTTTGAGAACGTTCATAACTTTGCTTGACAACTGCTCATAAAGAGACCAGTTGGGTCTTACGTATACTGCATCGGGGCACAATCTGTATGCCTGGGATATGGGCATTCCTGATCTAATGCCGTACTCACGTGCTTCATATGATGCTGTCAATACCACACCTCTTCCTTTTCCCTGCTTGGGATCTGCTCCAACCACCAGGAGCTTATTTCTCAAGGAACTATTAACACTCTGCTCTGCTGATGCATAGAAAGCATCAAGAT is a genomic window containing:
- the dinB gene encoding DNA polymerase IV, whose amino-acid sequence is MQGSLTRAILHVDLDAFYASAEQSVNSSLRNKLLVVGADPKQGKGRGVVLTASYEAREYGIRSGMPISQAYRLCPDAVYVRPNWSLYEQLSSKVMNVLKTFATRFEQVSIDEAFLDITGKISGYEDAYEYGISIKRIVKHETGLTCSIGIAPNRSVAKIASDIQKPDGLTIVTAGNMNAFLSPLPVSKISGIGPKSQKILNNLGIKTIGELAAYANDELAKYLGKNGLWMWNIANGLDNSEIIEHYERKSISAEHTFDEDVFDHVIVHKTIEILCNDIMNTLRNEHLLFKAVGIKIRFYNFETVTTVRTLMAYTDSQKLLVDRCKELFYSLGRKGVKIRLIGVRVSSLRKIEPRQTDLFAWIAT